The following proteins are encoded in a genomic region of Canis lupus familiaris isolate Mischka breed German Shepherd chromosome 6, alternate assembly UU_Cfam_GSD_1.0, whole genome shotgun sequence:
- the LOC489911 gene encoding zinc finger protein 688-like isoform X4 → MVPPWGPRLAGRQAKTQSGRGRPGAVSFADVAVYFSPEEWGCLRPAQRALYRDVMRETYGHLGALGFADAKPVLIAWLERKAEVWTPEAEDPEEGARHPGSGIGLRKRPEVH, encoded by the exons ATGGTGCCACCCTGGGGCCCGCGCCTCGCCGGCAGGCAGGCAAAAACCCAATCTGGGCGAGGGAGGCCCGGCGCCGTGAGCTTCGCGGACGTGGCCGTGTACTTCTCCCCGGAGGAGTGGGGCTGCCTGCGGCCCGCGCAGAGGGCCCTGTACCGGGACGTGATGCGGGAGACCTACGGCCACCTGGGCGCGCTCG GATTCGCAGACGCCAAACCCGTTCTCATCGCCTGGCTGGAAAGAAAGGCGGAGGTGTGGACCCCGGAGGCCGAGGATCCCGAGGAGGGGGCCAGGCACCCAGGATCTGGGATAG GCCTCAGAAAGCGGCCAGAAGTTCACTGA
- the LOC489911 gene encoding zinc finger protein 688-like isoform X2 produces the protein MVPPWGPRLAGRQAKTQSGRGRPGAVSFADVAVYFSPEEWGCLRPAQRALYRDVMRETYGHLGALGFADAKPVLIAWLERKAEVWTPEAEDPEEGARHPGSGIGEESWAELDCSRFLGASLEPAWGQPFLLAARFPHTASFKHSSWHYHPSASDKNHNFLSPT, from the exons ATGGTGCCACCCTGGGGCCCGCGCCTCGCCGGCAGGCAGGCAAAAACCCAATCTGGGCGAGGGAGGCCCGGCGCCGTGAGCTTCGCGGACGTGGCCGTGTACTTCTCCCCGGAGGAGTGGGGCTGCCTGCGGCCCGCGCAGAGGGCCCTGTACCGGGACGTGATGCGGGAGACCTACGGCCACCTGGGCGCGCTCG GATTCGCAGACGCCAAACCCGTTCTCATCGCCTGGCTGGAAAGAAAGGCGGAGGTGTGGACCCCGGAGGCCGAGGATCCCGAGGAGGGGGCCAGGCACCCAGGATCTGGGATAGGTGAGGAAAGTTGGGCTGAGCTGGACTGCAGCCGCTTTTTGGGAGCCAGCCTGGAGCCAGCCTGGGGCCAGCCCTTTCTCCTGGCAGCCCGCTTCCCACACACAGCCTCTTTTAAACACTCTAGTTG GCACTACCATCCTTCAGCTTCTGACAAAAACCACAATTTTCTAAGCCCTACATGA
- the LOC489911 gene encoding zinc finger protein 688-like isoform X3 has product MVPPWGPRLAGRQAKTQSGRGRPGAVSFADVAVYFSPEEWGCLRPAQRALYRDVMRETYGHLGALGFADAKPVLIAWLERKAEVWTPEAEDPEEGARHPGSGIGTTILQLLTKTTIF; this is encoded by the exons ATGGTGCCACCCTGGGGCCCGCGCCTCGCCGGCAGGCAGGCAAAAACCCAATCTGGGCGAGGGAGGCCCGGCGCCGTGAGCTTCGCGGACGTGGCCGTGTACTTCTCCCCGGAGGAGTGGGGCTGCCTGCGGCCCGCGCAGAGGGCCCTGTACCGGGACGTGATGCGGGAGACCTACGGCCACCTGGGCGCGCTCG GATTCGCAGACGCCAAACCCGTTCTCATCGCCTGGCTGGAAAGAAAGGCGGAGGTGTGGACCCCGGAGGCCGAGGATCCCGAGGAGGGGGCCAGGCACCCAGGATCTGGGATAG GCACTACCATCCTTCAGCTTCTGACAAAAACCACAATTTTCTAA
- the LOC489911 gene encoding zinc finger protein 501-like isoform X1 — protein sequence MVPPWGPRLAGRQAKTQSGRGRPGAVSFADVAVYFSPEEWGCLRPAQRALYRDVMRETYGHLGALGFADAKPVLIAWLERKAEVWTPEAEDPEEGARHPGSGIESKKKKNEPSSKIAAKELEHAPVKNGPPVEARLVPSSRDYNYPLPQVSKDMGHQCTETPKRPYPCLECNRSFSYPSLLASHQRVHSGERPFPCGQCGRCFRQRGNLVVHMRIHTGEKPFSCPDCGRLFAYPSMLVRHRRIHSGDRPYVCGLCGVQFSQRAHLVQHQLLHTGDKPYSCPDCGRCFRQTGALAIHRHRHGGEKPYVCMECGRHFTHPSLLAIHQRTHTRKKPHICSDCGRGFAYPSLLTNHQRVHSGERPYPCPHCSARFAQQNNLLQHQLIHTGEKPHECPDCGRCFRQSGSLAIHRRTHTGEKPYSCPECGHQFTSSCVLNSHRRSHSVERPFPCSQCGKTFKRKSALEAHQWIHRTGGTSHKGDRPLLQPPAQASVPEGQEPSVHFQHFPDMFQ from the exons ATGGTGCCACCCTGGGGCCCGCGCCTCGCCGGCAGGCAGGCAAAAACCCAATCTGGGCGAGGGAGGCCCGGCGCCGTGAGCTTCGCGGACGTGGCCGTGTACTTCTCCCCGGAGGAGTGGGGCTGCCTGCGGCCCGCGCAGAGGGCCCTGTACCGGGACGTGATGCGGGAGACCTACGGCCACCTGGGCGCGCTCG GATTCGCAGACGCCAAACCCGTTCTCATCGCCTGGCTGGAAAGAAAGGCGGAGGTGTGGACCCCGGAGGCCGAGGATCCCGAGGAGGGGGCCAGGCACCCAGGATCTGGGATAG aaagcaagaaaaagaagaatgaaccCAGCAGCAAAATAGCGGCCAAGGAGCTTGAGCATGCCCCTGTGAAGAATGGGCCACCAGTAGAGGCCAGGCTGGTCCCTAGTTCCAGGGACTACAACTATCCATTGCCTCAGGTGTCCAAAGACATGGGACACCAGTGCACTGAGACTCCCAAGAGGCCCTACCCCTGCCTGGAATGCAACCGTTCTTTCAGCTACCCTTCCCTCCTAGCCAGCCACCAGCGGGTCCATTCTGGGGAGAGGCCCTTCCCCTGTGGCCAGTGTGGACGTTGCTTCCGCCAAAGAGGCAATCTGGTTGTCCATATGCGCATACATACAGGGGAGAAGCCCTTCTCCTGCCCAGACTGTGGGAGGCTCTTTGCCTATCCCTCGATGCTGGTCAGACATCGGCGAATCCACTCTGGAGACCGCCCATATGTCTGTGGGCTGTGTGGGGTTCAGTTCTCCCAGAGGGCTCACCTCGTCCAGCATCAGCTGCTTCATACAGGGGACAAGCCTTATTCATGTCCAGATTGTGGCCGCTGCTTCCGCCAGACTGGGGCACTGGCCATCCATAGACACAGACATGGTGGGGAGAAGCCATACGTGTGTATGGAGTGTGGACGCCACTTTACACACCCTTCCCTCTTGGCTATCCACCAGCGCACCCATACTAGGAAGAAGCCCCATATCTGTTCTGATTGTGGTCGGGGCTTTGCCTACCCCTCCCTCCTGACCAATCACCAGCGAGTCCACTCTGGTGAGCGCCCCTACCCTTGTCCCCATTGCAGTGCCCGCTTCGCCCAGCAAAATAACCTGCTCCAGCATCAGCTCATTCACACAGGTGAAAAGCCCCATGAATGCCCTGATTGTGGCCGCTGCTTCCGGCAAAGCGGATCTCTGGCTATTCACAGGCGCACacatacaggagagaaaccctactCCTGCCCCGAGTGTGGGCACCAATTTACCTCTTCCTGTGTCCTCAACAGCCACAGGCGCAGCCATTCTGTTGAGAGGCCCTTCCCTTGTTCCCAGTGTGGGAAGACCTTTAAACGAAAGAGTGCCCTGGAAGCCCATCAATGGATCCATCGTACAGGTGGGACAAGTCATAAGGGTGACAGACCTCTGTTACAACCCCCAGCCCAGGCTTCTGTTCCTGAGGGTCAGGAACCATCAGTACACTTCCAGCATTTTCCTGACATGTTCCAGTAG